A genomic segment from Candidatus Hinthialibacter antarcticus encodes:
- a CDS encoding zeta toxin family protein yields the protein MSEQKIVIIAGPNGAGKTTFAQEYLPNEAGCPTFINADLIAYGFSPFQPEAAAIRAGKFMLNEIDSCVRHKKSFAFETTLSAKIYSRKISDWREYGYRVKLIYLSLPDVEMALARVAVRVAQGGHHVPEDVVRRRYHAGWNNFQTLYKPIVDVWTHYDNSDQRPVLIDQGENN from the coding sequence ATGAGTGAGCAAAAGATCGTCATCATTGCCGGTCCGAATGGAGCAGGTAAAACGACATTCGCGCAAGAATACCTGCCAAATGAAGCCGGGTGCCCCACATTCATCAATGCAGACCTGATCGCGTATGGGTTTTCTCCATTTCAACCAGAAGCCGCCGCAATCCGTGCAGGAAAGTTCATGCTGAATGAAATCGACTCATGCGTACGTCATAAAAAAAGTTTCGCTTTTGAGACCACCTTGAGCGCTAAGATTTATAGTCGGAAAATTTCTGACTGGAGAGAATACGGATATCGGGTAAAATTAATCTACTTAAGTCTTCCTGATGTTGAGATGGCCTTGGCCCGCGTGGCCGTTCGCGTAGCGCAGGGCGGACATCACGTTCCCGAAGACGTAGTCCGCCGACGCTATCACGCGGGATGGAACAATTTTCAGACGTTGTATAAACCAATTGTAGATGTTTGGACACATTATGACAATTCAGACCAACGTCCGGTTTTGATAGATCAAGGAGAGAACAATTGA